Within the Jatrophihabitans sp. genome, the region GCAGGCACATCGCCCCCCGGTAAGGGGTCTGCTCGAAGAACTCGGCGGCGAACAGCGGCCACTGCTCCCGGATGTCGGCCTCACCGGCGATCACGATCCTGCTGGTGCGAGCCGCGTCCAGGCAAGGGCCTTCGCCCTGGGTGAACTGCAACCGCTCGGCGCGGCTGGCCACCTCGTCACTCGCCCCCACCGGAACCCTGAAGTCGTGATTGAGCAGACTCAATCCCGCGCCGGTCACCGGCAACACCTGCACGCAGGCCTTGGCCAACCTGACCGGCAGCAGTTCCGGAATCGCCGTGGCCTGATCGCGGCTGCCGGCCCAGGCGGCCCGGAAACTGCGGGCCACCTCTGACTGGGCGGTGAAAGCGGGCCGGTCGTGGCCGCCGGAGTGTTCGGACCTAGTCATGAGACCTGATTTCCGTACCTGCGGCGGGGATTGGCTGCTCAAACCTTTGCCGGCTCAGTGTCTACATTAGCGAAATCCCGCTTGAGCGGGTGAGCCAGGGCGGCCAGCACCGAGGCGCCGTCGCCTCGCAGGCGTCCGGACACGTGATAACCGGCCCGCGCGCACAAGACAACCGGCCCGCAGTCGCCAGTGGCGACCGCGGGCCGGGTGCTGTTCCGGTACTACGCGCGGCTCAGCCGACGCCGAGCGGCGGCTTGAGCGGCGGGTGGGTCAGTAGCGGTAGTGATCGGACTTGAACGGGCCTTCCACATCGACGCCCAGGTACTCGGCCTGCTCCTTGGTCAGCACGGTCAGCTGCGCGCCGACCGCTTCGAGGTGCAGCCGGGCCACCTTCTCGTCCAGGTGCTTGGGCAGCACGTAGACCTGCTTGTCGTACTCGCCCTGCTTGGTGTAGAGCTCGATCTGGGCCATGGTCTGGTTGGTGAACGAGTTCGACATCACGAAGCTCGGGTGACCGGTGGCGTTGCCGAGGTTGAGCAGCCGGCCCTCGGACAGCACGATGATGGCGTGGCCGTCCGGGAAGGTCCACTCGTGCACCTGCGGCTTGACCTCGACCTTCTTGATCCCCGAGACCCGTCCCAGGCCGGCCATGTCGATCTCGGTGTCGAAGTGTCCGACGTTGCCCACGATGGCGTTGTGCTTCATCTTGGCCATGTGATCGACCATGATGATGTCCCGGCCACCGGTGGTGGTGATGAAGATGTCGGCCTCGGACACCACGTCCTCGACCCGGACGACCTGCAGGCCGTCCATGGCCGCCTGCAGCGCGCAGATCGGGTCGATCTCGGTGACCACGACGCGCGCGCCCTGGCCCCGCAGTGACTCGACCGCGCCCTTGCCCACGTCGCCGTAGCCGCAGATGACGGCAAGCTTGCCGGCCAGCATGACGTCGGTCGCGCGGTTGATGCCGTCGACCAGGGAGTGCCGGATGCCGTACTTGTTGTCGAACTTCGACTTGGTGACCGAGTCGTTGACGTTGATGGCCGGGAACAGCAGTTGGCCATCGGTAGCGAGCTTGTACAGCCGCTTGACGCCGTTGGTGGTCTCTTCGGTGACGCCCTTGATGTCGGCGGCGATCCGGGTGAACCGCTGCTTGTCGCGAGCCAGGCTGTCGGTCAGCGTCTTCAGGATCTGCTGCAGTTCCTCATGATCATCCTCGGAGGGCTGCGGCACCGCGCCGGCTGCCTCGTACTCGACGCCCTTGTGCACCAGCAGGGTGGCGTCGCCGCCGTCGTCGACCATCATGTTCGGGCCGCGGCCGTCGCCGAAGTCGAACAGCTGGTCGGTGCACCACCAGTACTCGGCCAGCGTCTCGCCCTTCCAGGCGAACACCGGGGTGCCGCTGGGCTGCTCAGGAGTGCCGTTCGGGCCGACCACCACCGCGGCGGCGGCCTCGTCCTGGGTGGAGAAGATGTTGCAGGACACCCAGCGGACCTCGGCGCCGAGCGCCACCAGGGTCTCGATGAGCACCGCGGTCTGGATGGTCATGTGCAGCGAACCCGCGACCCGGGCGCCGCGCAGCGGCTGGGCGTCGGCGTACTCGCGACGGATCGCCATCAGGCCGGGCATCTCGTGTTCGGCCAGTCGCATCTGGTGCCGGCCGTACTCCGCGAGCGAGATGTCGGCGATCGCGAAGTCGATTCCGTTTACATTCTGCAG harbors:
- the ahcY gene encoding adenosylhomocysteinase, whose translation is MSTRLQNVNGIDFAIADISLAEYGRHQMRLAEHEMPGLMAIRREYADAQPLRGARVAGSLHMTIQTAVLIETLVALGAEVRWVSCNIFSTQDEAAAAVVVGPNGTPEQPSGTPVFAWKGETLAEYWWCTDQLFDFGDGRGPNMMVDDGGDATLLVHKGVEYEAAGAVPQPSEDDHEELQQILKTLTDSLARDKQRFTRIAADIKGVTEETTNGVKRLYKLATDGQLLFPAINVNDSVTKSKFDNKYGIRHSLVDGINRATDVMLAGKLAVICGYGDVGKGAVESLRGQGARVVVTEIDPICALQAAMDGLQVVRVEDVVSEADIFITTTGGRDIIMVDHMAKMKHNAIVGNVGHFDTEIDMAGLGRVSGIKKVEVKPQVHEWTFPDGHAIIVLSEGRLLNLGNATGHPSFVMSNSFTNQTMAQIELYTKQGEYDKQVYVLPKHLDEKVARLHLEAVGAQLTVLTKEQAEYLGVDVEGPFKSDHYRY
- a CDS encoding GAF and ANTAR domain-containing protein, yielding MTRSEHSGGHDRPAFTAQSEVARSFRAAWAGSRDQATAIPELLPVRLAKACVQVLPVTGAGLSLLNHDFRVPVGASDEVASRAERLQFTQGEGPCLDAARTSRIVIAGEADIREQWPLFAAEFFEQTPYRGAMCLPLRLSPETVGALDLFVTDPDDLAAISLTDAVSVCDQIIDALTIAQAITGSAGAFSDEPEPVWLQSGAARNRTNVWVAMGMLMTRLDSTAPDALAVLRGYAYSHDAMLDDIADAMVKGELDAEQVQA